CAGCTCCACACCATATTCATGCTTTGCAATATCCGGATCAGCCCAGGGATCGTGAACGATTACTTTGGCATTGTACTCTTCCAATGTTTTGATGATATCGATCACCTTGGTGTTGCGCACATCGGGGCAATTTTCCTTAAATGTGAAACCTAATACCAACACTTTGGAACCAAGTACCTGAATCCCTTTCTTGAGCATCAGCTTCACCACCTGGTCGGCCACATACTCTCCCATCCCGTCGTTCATCCGTCTTCCGGCAAGGATGATCTCCGGATTATACCCATACCGTTGTGAAGCTTGGGCTAGGTAATAGGGATCTACACCAATACAGTGACCGCCTACCAACCCCGGTTTAAAGGGAAGGAAATTCCACTTGGTGCCGGCTGCTTCCAACACATCCTGTGTGTCGATGCCCATCTTGTTGAATATCTTGGCCAGCTCATTCACAAAGGCAATGTTGATATCTCTTTGGGAGTTCTCAATCACCTTGGCGGCTTCGGCTACCTTGATGGTGGGGGCCAGGTGGGTGCCGGCTACGATCACGGAGGAATAGACTTCATCTACGATCTTGCCGATTTCAGGGGTGCTGCCGGAGGTGACTTTCAATATCTTCTCCACGGTGTGTTCCTTGTCACCGGGATTAATCCGCTCGGGACTGTATCCGGCAAAGAACTCTTCGTTGTATTTCAGTCCGCTCACTTTTTCTACTACAGGGATGCACTCATCTTCGGTGACACCGGGATAAACGGTGGATTCATAGACAACGATGTCTCCTTTGGAGATCACTTTGCCCACTGTCTCGCTGGCTCCGTAAAGGGGGCGAAGATCGGGATTGTTGTTCTTGTCCACCGGAGTGGGTACTGCCACTACATAGAAGTTGCAATCACGAATCGCTTCAATATCGGTGGTGCAGCTGAAACCGTTTGCCAACGCCGACTGGAGCAGTTCATCTTCTACCTCGAGGGTGCTGTCGTGACCGCTCATCAGTTCATCCACACGCGACTGGCTCAATTCGAACCCAACGGTTTTATACTTTGTACTGAAAAGTCTTGCCAGCGGCAAGCCTACATATCCAAGACCGATCACGCAAATGCGTGGTTCAAAATACAATCCTTCTTCTTCCATTGATTATAATATTTTGCTACGTTTTAATTATCGATTTGATTAAGTTTAATTTCAGTATAATTTTTCTTGTTTGCATCTATTCTTTCAT
This genomic window from Dysgonomonadaceae bacterium zrk40 contains:
- a CDS encoding nucleotide sugar dehydrogenase; translated protein: MEEEGLYFEPRICVIGLGYVGLPLARLFSTKYKTVGFELSQSRVDELMSGHDSTLEVEDELLQSALANGFSCTTDIEAIRDCNFYVVAVPTPVDKNNNPDLRPLYGASETVGKVISKGDIVVYESTVYPGVTEDECIPVVEKVSGLKYNEEFFAGYSPERINPGDKEHTVEKILKVTSGSTPEIGKIVDEVYSSVIVAGTHLAPTIKVAEAAKVIENSQRDINIAFVNELAKIFNKMGIDTQDVLEAAGTKWNFLPFKPGLVGGHCIGVDPYYLAQASQRYGYNPEIILAGRRMNDGMGEYVADQVVKLMLKKGIQVLGSKVLVLGFTFKENCPDVRNTKVIDIIKTLEEYNAKVIVHDPWADPDIAKHEYGVELHNELPQEAFDAVILAVAHNEFRNLDINQITNGVKVVYDVKGMLSEEVIDGKL